The Caballeronia sp. SL2Y3 genomic sequence CGCTGACTCATTCGAGGTCACGAAGCGGCCAGCGATGGTGCGTCGAATCCCGTTGAGGGTGCACTGAGGCAGATATGGGCCACGCGGCGTCGAAGTAGTCGGGCGTGAAGGAACACTCGACCGTCTAGTGACCGGTACCTCCGGCGCGGTCGCCGTTACCAAGAGCGCAAAAAAAAAGGCGGCACCGTCAAGCGCCGCCCATCCATAAGCACCGACCACCGCAGAACCGCTACCGCACCTTGCCCGCCTTCCAAGCCGACAGCAACTGCTCATACTTCACGGTCTCGCCCTTCGGCTTCTCGTTGGAAAGCCGCTTCCAGGGCGCGTGCTCGTCGGACAGCCACTTGGACGGATCGCTTTGCGGATTCAATTCCGGCGCGCAAACCTTCATTCCGGCTCGCTGCAAACGGGCCAACACCTGATCCATTTCCTTCGCGAGGTTGTCCATTGCAGCTTGCGGAGTCTTTTCACCCGCGACCGCGGTGCCCACGTTCTTCCACCAGAGCTGCGCCATCTTCGGATAATCGGGCACGTTGTTGCCGGTCGGCGTCCACGCGACGCGCGCCGGACTGCGATAGAACTCGATCAGGCCGCCGTACTTGTCCGCGTTTTTCGTGAAGTAGTCGCTATGAATATCGGAGTCGCGAATGAACGTGAGACCGACAATCGACTTCTTCAGCGACACGCTCTTCGACGTGACGAACTGCGCGTACAGCCACGCGGCGGCTCGCTGCTTCGGCGGCGTCGACTTGAAGAACGTCCACGAGCCGACATCCTGATAGCCGTTCTGCATGCCGTCCTTCCAGTAAGCGCCGTGCGGCGAAGGCGCCATGCGCCACTTCGGCGTGCCGTCCGCATTCGTGACGTTGCCCGGCTTGAGCATCGAGGCCGTGAACGCGGTGTACCAGAACACCTGTTGCGCAATCCGGCCTTGCGCGGGCACCGGGCCGGCCTCGCTGAAGGTCATGCCCGACGCTTCTGGCGGCGCGTATTTCTTGAGCCAGTCGATGTATTTGGTCGTCGCGTAAACGGCTGCCGGGCTGTTGGTGCCGCCCCCGCGCGACACCGACGCACCCACCGGATGACAACCGTCCGGCGTCACGCGAATGCCCCATTCGTCGACGGGCATGCCGTTCGGAATGCCCTTGTCCGCTGCGCCCGCCATGGAAAGCCACGCGTCCGTGAAGCGCCAGCCAAGCGAAGGGTCCTTCTTGCCGTAATCCATATGGCCGTAGACTTTCTCTCCGTCGATGTTTTTCACATCGTTCGTAAAGAACTCGGCGATGTCTTCGTACGCGGACCAGTTGACCGGCACGCCGAGATCGTAGCCATACTTGGCCTTGAACTTGTCTTGCAGATCCTTGCGTGCGAACCAGTCCGCGCGGAACCAGTAGAGATTCGCGAACTGTTGGTCGGGAAGCTGATAGAGCTTCTTGTCGGGCGCGGTCGTAAAGCTCGTGCCGATGAAGTCTTTCAGGTCGAGCCCGGGGTTCGTATATTCCTTGCCCTCCCCTGCCATGTAATCGGACAGCGGGACGATCACGCCATAGCGATAGTGCGTGCCGATCAGGTCGGAGTCCGAAATCCAGCCGTCGTAGATGCTTTGCCCGGATTGCATCGAGGTCTGCAATTTCTCGACGACGTCGCCTTCCTGAATGATGTCGTGCTTCACCTGAATGCCGGTGATCTCACTGAATGCGGCCGCAAGCGTCTTGGATTCGTAGGTATGCGTGTCGATGGTTTCCGACACGACATGAATCTCCTTGACGCCCTGCGATTTGAGTTTCGCAGCGGTGTCGATGAACCATTTCATCTCGTCCATCTGCTGCTGTTTCGAAAGCGTGCTCGGTTGAAACTCGCTGTCCACCCATTTTTGCGCCTCGGGCGTGCCCGCGAGCGCCTGATTCGCGAAGGCGCCTGACACGATGCTCGCCAATGCCAGCGTGACGATCCGTCTCCTCTGATGCATGGTCTTCTCCTGTCTCTTCCGTGCCCCTTCGACCGTGTCGGCGCCCGCTGGGGGCATCAGCGGAACCGGCAGTTGCCCGTCTTCATCGCATGCGTCCGCTATCTAGCCCTTCCACATGATCGCGAGCAATATCAGCACGGAGGCCGCGAAGCCCGGCCATGAACTGGAGCCCTCGGCGCTGATTGCGAGCCACGCGAGATTGATATACGCCGCAGTCAAGAGGCCGATGAACAGCCGGTCACCGCGAGTCGTCGGGATAGGCAGAAAGCCCTTGCGTTCATGCGTGGGCGAGCGCAGTTCCCATACGGTCATGCCGCCCAGCATCACGACGATGCAGGCGAAGAAGATCGCGACCTCGGGGGTCCAGTACATCCAGGTGAACATCACACTCTCCCCATCGCGAAGCCCTTCGCGATGTAGTTGCGCACGAAGTAGATCACCAGCGCGCCGGGAACGATAGTCAGCACGCCCGCCGCCGAGAGTACGCCCCAATCCATGCCGGCCGCCGACACGGTCCGCGTCATCACGGCAGCGATAGGTTTCGCGTTGACCGACGTCAGCGTGCGCGCGAGCAGCAGTTCCACCCAGCTGAACATGAAGCAGAAGAATGCCGTCACGCCGACGCCCGACTTGATGAGCGGCAGAAAGATCTTCACGAAGAAAGCGGGAAACGTATAACCGTCTATGTACGCGGTTTCGTCTATTTCACGGGAGACGCCCGACATGAAGCCTTCGAGAATCCACACGGCAAGCGGCACGTTGAACAGCATGTGCGCGAGCGCGACGGCAATGTACGTGTCGGTGAGGCCGACGCTCGAATAAAGTTGGAAGAATGGCAGCAGGAATACGGCGGGCGGCGTCATGCGGTTGGTCAGCAGCCAGAAGAACATGTGCTTGTCGCCCAGAAAGCGATATCGCGAGAACGCGTACGCGGCGGGCAACGCGACCAGCACCGACATCACCGTGTTCATCAACACGTAGATGATCGAATTGATGTAGCCCCAGTACCACGAAGGATCGGTGAAGATCACCTTGTAGTTCGCCAACGTCGCGTGCTGCGGCAGCGTGGCGAAGGTCGCCATGGTTTCCTCGTTCGTGCGCAGCGAGATGGAAACCATCCAGTAAAGCGGAATGAGCGCGAACAGCACATAGACGACGAGCATCGACGTCCGCATCCAGCGGCGCTTATCCTGCATGGTCGGCTCCTTGGGCGGCGATCCCGCCTTTGCCTACGCGGCTCATCCAGCTATAGAGAATGAAGCAAAGCAGCAGAATGATGAGGAAATAGATCAGCGAGAAAGCCGCCGCCGGGCCGAGGTCGAACTGACCGACCGCTTTCTGAGTCAGATACTGACTGAGGAATGTAGTGGAATTGCCGGGGCCGCCGCCTGTCAGCACGAACGGCTCGGTGTAGATCATGAAGCTGTCCATGAAGCGCAGCAACACGGCGATCATCAGCACGCCGCGCATCTTCGGCAGTTCGATGTAGCGAAATACCGCGAAGCGGCTCGCGCCATCTATTTCCGCGGCCTGATAGAAGGCGTCCGGAATCGCGCGCAAGCCCGCATAGCACAGCAGCGCGACGAGCGGGGTCCAGTGCCAGATGTCCATCACGAGCACGGTGATCCATGCGGCCGTGGGACTCGCCGTGTAGTTGTAGTCGAAGCCGAGACTATTCAGCCAGTAGCCGAGCAGTCCGATATCCGGCCGACCGAAGATCTGCCAGATCGTGCCCACCACGTTCCATGGAATCAGCAACGGCATGGCAAGCACGATGAGCGTCGCCGATGCGCGCCATCCGGAAGCCGGCATCGACAATGCGAGACCCACGCCCAATGGAATCTCGAACAGCAGGACGCACGCGGAGAATATGACCTGCCTGCCGAGCGCCTCGCGCAAATCTGGATCGGTCATGATGTTGCGAAACCATTCGGTACCGACGAACACGTGCTGAGTCGGCCCGATGATGTCCTGCACCGAATAATTGACCACCGTCATCAGCGGCAGGATCGCGGAGAACGCGACGCAGATGAATACCGGAATGACCAGCAGCCATGCTTTCTGATTGACGGGCTTGTTCATCGCGCGGCCCCTTCCGGAATGCGGGTTTCGATTCTTTCGTCGTTGCAGAAGAACACGGTTTCAGGCGC encodes the following:
- a CDS encoding ABC transporter substrate-binding protein, coding for MHQRRRIVTLALASIVSGAFANQALAGTPEAQKWVDSEFQPSTLSKQQQMDEMKWFIDTAAKLKSQGVKEIHVVSETIDTHTYESKTLAAAFSEITGIQVKHDIIQEGDVVEKLQTSMQSGQSIYDGWISDSDLIGTHYRYGVIVPLSDYMAGEGKEYTNPGLDLKDFIGTSFTTAPDKKLYQLPDQQFANLYWFRADWFARKDLQDKFKAKYGYDLGVPVNWSAYEDIAEFFTNDVKNIDGEKVYGHMDYGKKDPSLGWRFTDAWLSMAGAADKGIPNGMPVDEWGIRVTPDGCHPVGASVSRGGGTNSPAAVYATTKYIDWLKKYAPPEASGMTFSEAGPVPAQGRIAQQVFWYTAFTASMLKPGNVTNADGTPKWRMAPSPHGAYWKDGMQNGYQDVGSWTFFKSTPPKQRAAAWLYAQFVTSKSVSLKKSIVGLTFIRDSDIHSDYFTKNADKYGGLIEFYRSPARVAWTPTGNNVPDYPKMAQLWWKNVGTAVAGEKTPQAAMDNLAKEMDQVLARLQRAGMKVCAPELNPQSDPSKWLSDEHAPWKRLSNEKPKGETVKYEQLLSAWKAGKVR
- a CDS encoding DUF2160 domain-containing protein, with amino-acid sequence MFTWMYWTPEVAIFFACIVVMLGGMTVWELRSPTHERKGFLPIPTTRGDRLFIGLLTAAYINLAWLAISAEGSSSWPGFAASVLILLAIMWKG
- a CDS encoding carbohydrate ABC transporter permease; this encodes MQDKRRWMRTSMLVVYVLFALIPLYWMVSISLRTNEETMATFATLPQHATLANYKVIFTDPSWYWGYINSIIYVLMNTVMSVLVALPAAYAFSRYRFLGDKHMFFWLLTNRMTPPAVFLLPFFQLYSSVGLTDTYIAVALAHMLFNVPLAVWILEGFMSGVSREIDETAYIDGYTFPAFFVKIFLPLIKSGVGVTAFFCFMFSWVELLLARTLTSVNAKPIAAVMTRTVSAAGMDWGVLSAAGVLTIVPGALVIYFVRNYIAKGFAMGRV
- a CDS encoding carbohydrate ABC transporter permease, translating into MNKPVNQKAWLLVIPVFICVAFSAILPLMTVVNYSVQDIIGPTQHVFVGTEWFRNIMTDPDLREALGRQVIFSACVLLFEIPLGVGLALSMPASGWRASATLIVLAMPLLIPWNVVGTIWQIFGRPDIGLLGYWLNSLGFDYNYTASPTAAWITVLVMDIWHWTPLVALLCYAGLRAIPDAFYQAAEIDGASRFAVFRYIELPKMRGVLMIAVLLRFMDSFMIYTEPFVLTGGGPGNSTTFLSQYLTQKAVGQFDLGPAAAFSLIYFLIILLLCFILYSWMSRVGKGGIAAQGADHAG